A window of Scophthalmus maximus strain ysfricsl-2021 chromosome 10, ASM2237912v1, whole genome shotgun sequence contains these coding sequences:
- the ndst2a gene encoding bifunctional heparan sulfate N-deacetylase/N-sulfotransferase 2, giving the protein MVGAGLGVWKLMRGVRQLELHRLILALIVFCLLSMAFLAYYVSNSPKIKEAPPLPFSDCGGGGGGGMSPGASTGADGGDPGGQRSPLFLPLRQGRLRQVKAMDNSRTEPVVLVFVESIYSQLGQEIVAILESSRFHYRTEIAPGKGDMPTLTEHNRGRYTLIIYENLLKYVNLDAWNRDLLDKYCAEYGVGVIGFYKAHENSLLSAQLKGFPLFLHSHLGLRDYRINPSAPLLYITKPNQVEQGPLPGDDWTVFQSNHSTYEPVLLASTKSSEALAHFGPSHLRALHATVVQDLGLHDGIQRVLFGNNLNYWLHKLVFVDAIAYLTGKRLCLSLDRHILVDVDDIFVGKEGTRMKVSDVEALLNTQNKLRALVPNFTFNLGFSGKFYHTGTDEEDRGDDMLLQHRMDFWWFPHMWSHMQPHLFHNVSVLAEQMRLNKIFAQEHGIPTDMGYAVAPHHSGVYPVHSQLYEAWKSVWDIKVTSTEEYPHLRPARYRRGFIHNGIRVLPRQTCGLFTHTIFYNEYPGGSKELDKSIRGGELFLTVLLNPISIFMTHLSNYGNDRLGLYTFESLVKFVQCWTNLRLQTLPPVQLAEKYFQIFPEERDPLWQNPCHDKRHKDIWSKEKTCDRLPRFLVIGPQKTGTTALHSFLSLHPAITSSFPSPMTFEEIQFFSGANYDNGIDWYMDFFPFPSNVSTDFMFEKSANYFDTEVAPKRAAALLPRAKILAVLINPSDRAYSWYQHQRAHQDPAALNNTFHLVMKADPSAPKDLQALQRRCLNPGAYATHLEHWLLHYQPNQLHIVDGALLRSNPALVMEGIQRFLGVTPIFNYTQALMYDDSKGFWCQRVEGGRAKCLGKSKGRKYPEMSPESRAFLAEYYREHNMELLRLLNRLGQPLPSWLRQELQSTSWS; this is encoded by the exons ATGGTAGGTGCAGGTTTGGGCGTGTGGAAACTAATGCGAGGAGTCCGCCAGCTGGAGCTTCACCGCCTCATCCTGGCACTGATCGTCTTCTGCTTGCTGTCCATGGCCTTCCTAGCTTACTACGTCTCCAACAGCCCCAAGATCAAGGAGGCTCCCCCTTTACCCTTTAGTGActgtggcggcggcggaggaggagggatgtcACCGGGAGCCAGTACCGGAGCCGATGGAGGAGACCCAGGCGGCCAGAGGTCACCACTTTTCCTTCCACTGCGCCAGGGCCGACTACGGCAGGTAAAGGCGATGGACAACTCCCGGACAGAGCCTGTGGTTCTGGTGTTTGTGGAAAGCATCTACTCCCAGCTCGGCCAGGAGATCGTCGCCATATTAGAGTCCAGCCGCTTCCACTACCGGACAGAGATCGCTCCCGGTAAAGGTGACATGCCCACATTGACGGAGCACAACCGCGGACGCTACACGCTCATCATCTATGAAAATTTGTTGAAGTACGTCAATCTGGACGCGTGGAACCGGGACTTGCTGGACAAGTATTGTGCCGAGTATGGAGTGGGTGTCATCGGCTTCTACAAAGCTCACGAAAACTCCCTTCTCAGCGCACAGCTCAAAGggttccccctctttctgcaCTCGCACCTCGGACTCAGGGACTACCGCATCAACCCCAGTGCTCCCCTGCTCTACATCACCAAGCCCAACCAGGTGGAGCAGGGCCCTTTACCAGGGGACGACTGGACCGTTTTCCAGTCTAACCACTCTACGTATGAACCGGTGCTTCTGGCCAGCACCAAGTCCTCTGAGGCACTGGCTCATTTTGGACCCAGCCACCTGCGGGCCCTCCACGCGACAGTGGTCCAGGACTTGGGCCTCCACGACGGCATTCAAAGAGTTCTCTTCGGGAACAATCTCAACTACTGGCTTCACAAGCTCGTGTTTGTCGACGCCATCGCCTACCTGACGGGGAAGAGGCTGTGCTTGTCCCTGGACCGCCACATCCTGGTGGACGTGGACGACATATTCGTTGGCAAGGAGGGAACCCGGATGAAGGTGTCAGACGTGGAG GCGTTGCTCAACACTCAAAACAAACTTAGAGCGCTGGTCCCGAATTTCACTTTCAACTTGGGCTTTTCTGGAAAGTTTTATCACACAG GTACCGATGAGGAGGATCGGGGCGATGACATGCTGCTACAACACAGGATGGACTTCTGGTGGTTCCCTCACATGTGGAGCCACATGCAGCCTCACCTCTTCCACAACGTCAGTGTCCTGGCCGAGCAGATGAGGCTCAACAAGATCTTCGCTCAG gaGCACGGCATCCCAACAGACATGGGCTACGCCGTGGCTCCGCACCATTCGGGGGTCTACCCAGTTCACAGCCAGCTCTACGAGGCCTGGAAGTCCGTGTGGGACATCAAGGTGACCAGCACAGAGGAATACCCCCACCTGAGGCCGGCTCGATACCGCCGGGGCTTCATCCACAACGGGATCAGG gtgttgCCCAGGCAGACCTGTGGGCTGTTCACCCACACAATCTTCTACAACGAATATCCAGGAGGCTCAAAGGAGCTGGACAAGAGCATCCGAGGAGGGGAGCTCTTCCTCACCGTCCTCCTGAACCCT ATCAGTATCTTCATGACCCACCTGTCCAATTACGGCAATGACCGGCTGGGCCTCTACACCTTCGAGTCTCTGGTTAAGTTTGTCCAGTGTTGGACGAACCTCCGGCTGCAGACGCTGCCCCCTGTGCAGCTCGCAGAAAAATACTTCCAGATCTTCCCTGAGGAGAGAGACCCGCTCTGGCAG aatccTTGTCAcgacaaaagacacaaagacatctGGTCTAAAGAAAAGACATGTGACCGACTCCCCAGGTTCCTAGTCATCGGACCACAAAAAACAG GCACGACTGCGCTTCATTCATTCCTGAGCCTCCACCCAGCCATCACCAGCTCCTTCCCCAGCCCCATGACCTTCGAGGAGATCCAGTTCTTCAGTGGAGCGAATTATGACAATGGGATCGACTG GTACATGGACTTCTTCCCATTCCCCTCTAATGTCAGCACAGATTTCATGTTTGAGAAGAGTGCCAACTACTTTGACACGGAGGTGGCTCCGAAGAGAGCCGCCGCACTGCTACCTAGAGCCAAAATCCTGGCTGTGCTCATCAACCCGTCAGACAGAGCGTACTCCTGGTATCAG CACCAGAGGGCCCACCAGGATCCCGCAGCCCTCAACAACACTTTCCATTTAGTGATGAAGGCAGACCCCTCTGCCCCCAAGGACCTGCAGGCCCTTCAGAGACGCTGCCTTAATCCCGGGGCCTACGCTACTCATCTGGAGCACTGGCTGCTACACTACCAGCCCaaccag TTGCACATCGTGGACGGGGCCCTGCTACGCTCCAACCCGGCACTGGTGATGGAGGGAATCCAGAGGTTCCTGGGTGTCACTCCCATCTTCAACTACACCCAGGCACTAAT GTACGATGACAGCAAAGGTTTCTGGTGTCAGCGGGTGGAAGGAGGTCGAGCCAAATGTCTGGGGAAGAGTAAAGGCAGGAAGTACCCAGAGATGAGTCCTGAG tcGCGTGCCTTTCTGGCCGAGTACTACCGTGAGCACAACATGGAGCTGCTTCGACTGCTGAACCGACTGGGCCAACCGCTGCCGTCCTGGCTCCGCCAAGAACTCCAGAGCACCAGCTGGAGCTGA
- the si:dkey-191g9.7 gene encoding uncharacterized protein si:dkey-191g9.7 — protein sequence MKEGRTEHQQQIDHCERSSMAEAGRPVSEPYPPGGTVSLDASLSGQTINPSGPAGGAGYACQEEPREAVGEICAAAPAMRETNCRVSGEPGEQEQSLVKHCAPPGASTRPHNVADTPSCHHKIIVNPTDDAPQTGRALQGIRPSSLPVHRSHSHAVVPPGAPDGDACGADKSVQEVERRCTLACKQPMPLQQCNVVTTVCRGAGGGESAVQQLQGRCVCISCPQAEAKVEGAGEKCHLLPQSDRTLCYSSYAHHANFEDTFAAYCHPQLIPAHSQLLPSCDVQRALAPATATNHLSLPRLISSVSETGLDAKHLLRCCNLNCSWVSSLPPGAGPQSQAHFRGEECYSSPTVHVRTSTRDVGTLTTYRELRDVGVQTVQTATPHVFPQICLAEESRSGTSCSRTPSLTNTDSDGGKKADGAPKSPVKEVKWDAEGMTWEVYGASVDPEELGLAIQKHLELQIKETASRAAKLSRQNTNTSRQSGNTGCQRKRSRMIGSIRTCCTRTTTAVD from the exons atgaaagaggGGAGGACAGAGCACCAGCAGCAAATTGATCACTGTGAAAG GTCTTCTATGGCAGAGGCCGGGCGTCCTGTGTCGGAGCCGTACCCACCGGGGGGAACGGTTTCCTTGGATGCATCCCTCTCTGGTCAGACAATAAACCCCTCCGGACCAGCTGGGGGGGCGGGTTACGCCTGCCAGGAGGAGCCACGGGAGGCTGTCGGCGAGATCTGTGCAGCGGCTCCTGCGATGAGAGAAACTAACTGCAGGGTCAGCGGGGAGCCCGGAGAACAGGAACAAAGCCTAGTTAAACACTGTGCGCCCCCCGGGGCTTCGACCCGTCCTCATAATGTGGCCGATACACCCTCATGTCACCACAAGATCATTGTGAACCCAACCGATGACGCCCCGCAGACCGGCAGGGCGCTGCAGGGCATAAGACCAAGCTCTCTGCCTGTTCACAGGAGCCACTCGCACGCAGTGGTGCCTCCCGGGGCCCCGGACGGCGACGCCTGCGGAGCGGATAAGAGCGTCCAAGAGGTTGAGCGGCGATGCACATTGGCCTGCAAGCAACCCATGCCGCTGCAGCAGTGCAATGTTGTCACCACTGTTTGCCGAGGTGCCGGCGGTGGAGAAAGCGCCGTCCAGCAGCTTCAGGGCCGGTGTGTCTGCATCTCGTGCCCCCAGGCGGAGGCCAAAGTGGAGGGCGCTGGAGAAAAGTGCCATCTTCTCCCTCAATCTGACAGGACCCTCTGCTATAGCTCGTACGCCCATCATGCCAATTTCGAAGACACGTTTGCCGCCTACTGCCATCCCCAGCTGATCCCAGCCCACTCCCAGTTGCTGCCAAGCTGTGACGTGCAGCGTGCGTTGGCGCCTGCCACGGCGACCAACCACCTCAGCCTGCCTCgcctcatctcctctgtcaGTGAGACTGGCCTGGACGCCAAACATCTGCTGCGGTGCTGCAACCTCAACTGCTCCTGGGTCAGCTCGCTGCCTCCCGGTGCCGGGCCACAATCCCAGGCGCACTTCCGTGGAGAGGAGTGCTACAGCAGTCCCACTGTCCATGTCAGAACCTCGACCCGGGACGTCGGGACTCTGACGACCTACAGAGAGCTGAGGGACGTCGGGGTGCAGACAGTGCAGACCGCCACGCCCCACGTGTTCCCCCAAATCTGTCtggcagaggagagcaggagtgGGACCTCGTGCAGCCGGACTCCATCACTGACGAACACTGACAGTGATGGAGGCAAGAAGGCCGATGGTGCCCCCAAGTCCCCGGTGAAGGAGGTGAAATGGGACGCAGAGGGGATGACGTGGGAGGTGTACGGGGCCTCTGTGGACCCCGAGGAGCTGGGTCTGGCCATCCAGAAACACCTGGAGCTGCAGATCAAGGAGACGGCGAGCCGCGCGGCCAAGCTGTCCCGGCAGAATACCAACACGTCCCGGCAGAGCGGCAACACCGGctgccagaggaagaggagcagaatgATCGGCTCCATTCGAACCTGCTGCACTCGCACCACCACAGCTGTCGACTGA